CTTCGGTGCTTGGTCCAGGAATGGTTTCGGCAAAAGGTAATGCCTCCTGGCGACTTTTAAATACGTAGCCAGTGAGGTGGCATTCCGGGAACACGACCAGGTTCGCCTTGTTATCGGCGGCACTTTTCACAGCCTTAATCATGCTTGCCATATTATCCTTGTTCTGCATCAACTTGGGGTCCGTCTGGACGGCGGCCACTTTGATTATTTCTGGCATATAACACCTCTTAATGAGTTCATAATTCCTCCTACGCTATCCATTTGATTACCTACGCTAATATAACTTCGTTGGATTGTCAAGGAAGGTCAGGCTTGCAGGATTGATTTGATCGTTGCCATCTGCTGCTCGTATTTTTTCAACAAGGCAACGGCTTGTTCTTCGGTTACCTGTTGAAACTTTATTTTATCTCCCGGCTTTGCCTGCGCCACTTTCGGTATATCTATGCTGATGACGGTGGCGATTTTGGTATAGCCGCCGGTGGTCTGCCGGTCGGCGAGTAAAATAATGGGCAATCCATCTCCGGGCACCTGGATGGCGCCAAGCGGGATACCGTCGGATATAATATCGGCTTCCTCACGGTGCTCTATGCGGGGACCTTCCAGGCGATAGCCCATGCGGTCCGCCTGAGTGGTAACAGTGTATTCAGAATTAAGAAAGGTGCAGATACCTTCCTCGGTGAAAAAATCATCTTGGGGCCCTAAAATGACCCGAAGGGTAATCTGGTTTTCATATGCCGGTATGTATTCGGAAGGAAGCCTAGTTACGGCCGCGGAAGCGGTGCTTTCATGGGCTTTTAAAGTATCTCCCTGGCGCAGTGGTCTGCCGCTTAACCCGCCGATACCGGCCTTGATATAAGTGGAAGCGCTTTTCATCACCTCGGGAACATCGATACCTCCGGAAATGGCTAGATAGGCCCGGCAACCGCTGTCTAATCGGGGGAAAGAAAGAACATCGCCGCTTTTTATCAGCAGGCTTTCCCAGGCAGGAGCAGGCTTACCGTTTATCGTCGCTGCCAGGTCAGCCCCGGTAATGGCGACCTTTATATCCTGAAGTGTACGTAACTGGCAGCCGAGCAGCGTTATTTCCAGCGAAGACGCCCCTTCCTCGTTGCCGACCAGGAGGTTGCCGATGCGAAAGGCGTAATTGTCCAGCGCTCCCGAGGTCGGCACGCCGTATTGCTGGTAGCCGAATCGGCCGAGGTCCTGCACTGTGGTCAATGGCCCCGGCTGAATTACTTCAAATACTTTCATACTTATTCTAATCTATCGACTCCTCATTTAGTCGATATGTCCCGTTTCGGACCGTTTCTTTTATCATGGTGAACTCTTCTGGGGTAACGCTGATAAAGGTCAGGTAATCACCAGCTCGCAATATTGCGGGTGGCTCCCGGGTGGGGTGAAAAAGCTCGAGCGGTGTCCTCCCGATGATTTGCCAGCCACCGGGGCTTTCCGCCGGGTAGATGCCGGTCTGATTGCCGGCTATGCCAACCGAGCCGGCCGGTAGCTTCAGGCGCGGCGTTGTTTTTCGGGGCGTGGCGATTTTTGGCGACATACCGCCAAGATACGGAAATCCCGGCATGAAGCCAATCATATATATCAAATAACCCGTACCGCTGTGTATCCGGACAACTTCGGCGGCGCTAAGATTGTTGTGCTGGGCGACCAGTTCTAAATCAGGGCCGAACTCGCCCCCGTAGGCGGTCGGTATCTCAATCAGCCTGCGTTTCGGTAATTCATTTTCAATTGCGGATTGGAGCAGGTTGAATACCGTTTCCCGAAGTTTGGGAGCGCTGACCTGCAAAGGTTCAAAGTACACCAGGAGAGAGCGATATGTGGGAACGGACTCTACTACTCCGGGAATTCCCGCCCTTTCTATGGCAAGCTTGAGGTTTCTAACGCGCTGGTTAACGTCCGGGTCAATGCTATCCCCAAATTCAACAAAGATAGCTCGGTCACCGCCACTGAGGAACCGAGGTTCTTCATATATCATGGCTTAAAAATCAGAGAAACTTGCTTATTGATATGACCTGAATCCCCGCCTCTTCCATCCGTTCCCTTAGCTTTCGAGCCAGTTCGACGGCGCCCGGCGTATCACCGTGCAGACATATGGTGTCAGCTTCAATCGGAATTTCCCTGCCATCGATTGCCGTGGCTTTTTGCTCCAGGACCATTTTCAAACTGGCGGCGATGACCTGTTCTGTGTCTTCGATAACCGACCCGGGCTGGCTTCTCGGCACGAGGGTCCCATCCGGATTTAAGGCGCGGTCGGCAAAGACCTCGCGCGCTACCTTGAGGCCGACCTCTTCGCCGGCTTCAATCCATACCGAGCCGGAAAGTCCAACCAGTATCATTTTATCGTCAACTTCGCCAACCGCCTCGGCAATAGCCCTCGCGATTGCCTTATCGGTCACTCCCATGTTGTACAGTGCACCATGCGGCTTCACGTGTTGTAAACGGTTTGCTTTGGTGAAGGCCTGGAGCGCCCCGACCTGATACTTTACGTAATTTTTGGCTTCTTGCGGCGTGATTTTCATCTCCCTGCGCCCGAAGCCGATAAGGTCAGGAAGGCCGGGATGCGCCCCGATGGCCACGCCGGCCTTTTCCGCCAGCCCAACTGTTCTTTGCATCCATATCGGGTCGCCGGCATGGAAACCACAGGCAATATTGGCCGAGGTAATGTAAGGCATTAGCTGTTCATCAAGGCCGAGCTTGTAACTACCGTAGCTCTCGCCGAGGTCGCAGTTGAAATCAATCGTCTTAGCCGTTTTATACCTCCAGAATTGAATGCATATATTTCTTACAGGACTGCCAGGTCCTCATCTCGCAGGTCGGTGATGAACATATGTCCCGGCGAGTGGGTAATCATCAGCGTGGGCTTTGATTTTAAGGCCACGGCCTGCGGCGTCACGCCGCAGGCCCAGAATACGGGCACCTCGTTCTCTTTGAAGACAGATGGGTCACCCCAGTCCGGCTTCGACAGGTCGGCAATCCCGATTCTCTCCGGCTCGCCGATATGAACCGGAGCGCCGTGCACCCCGGGATACCGCGAGGTAATCTGCACCGCTTTCACCACCTTGTCTCGGGGAATGGGACGCATACTCACCACCAGAGGCCCCTGGAATATTCCGGCAGGAGTCGTGGGCACATTGGTGACATACATAGATACATTCTTACCTTTACCTTCTTCGATGTGGCGCATTGAAATGCCTGCCCTTATCAGGGCGGTTTCAAAGGTGAAGCTGCATCCCAGCAGGAATGAGACCAGTTCATCGTTCCAGTATTCTTTAATATCTTTCACTTCGGCAGTGAGCTTACCGTCCTGATAGACCCGGTAGAGGGGAATATCCACCCGGATATCAGCAGTCGGCGCAGTTAAGGTCGGTTCATATTTGCCAGGTTCGAGCACTTCCAGGACAGGGCAGGGCTTGGGATTGCGCTGACAGAAAATGAGGAAATCAAAGGCATACTCCTTCGGCAAAACTACCAGGTTCGCTTGCGTAAAACCGGGGGCCAGTCCACATGTAGGCTTTAGCAGGTTCCCCTGCCGGATTTGTCTTCTTACTTTCCGAGGGATATTACTCTGCATATCTAATCCTCCCTCAATGCCTGTGGCGATATTTTACCTTATATTGATTTTATTTTGTAGCCATTAATAAAGCAATCTCTAAAATATTATGGAATGATTTGCTATGGGAGGCATAATTTATTACTTGAATTTATTTCATTTTTAGATTATAAAATAATTGCTCTATGGTAATGGCGGAATATTATATAAATAATCGGGCAAAGGAGAAGAACTGGTGAAAATCGCGCGATTTCAGTGGCAGGGCAAGGCGACCTGGGGGATTGTAGAGGGTGAAGACATTTATGCTCTTGAAGGCGACCTTTACCGGGAATTTAGGAAGGGAGCTAAATTGTGTCAACTGGGGGATATAAAACTTTTGGCCCCGGTAGAGCCCAGCATCACCATCGCCTGTGGTATGAACTACATGGACCATATTAAGGAACTGGGCTGGGAGGTTCCCAAGCAGCCGGCGCTGTTTTTCAAACCATTGCACACCATTGTTGGTCCGGAGGACGACGTAATATATCCCAAGGTGTCCCAGAACTTATGCTACGAGGGAGAGCTATGTTGCGTCATCAAGCGTCGAGCTAAAGATGTGGCGGAAGAAGAGGCGCTTAATTATGTCCTCGGCTACACCTGCGGCAACGACTTCACCACCCCCGACCTCAGCCAGTTGGATGGGCGACTGACCAGGTCCAAGGGCTTTGACACGTCAGGGCCGTTGGGCCCGTTTCTGGTAACCGGCCTTGACTCTCATAACCTGAAAATAAAAAGCCGGCTCAATGGTAAAGTCCAGCAGGACAGCAATACCGGGCTTATGAACTTCGGAGTAGAGAAGCTGGTCAGCTACATATCGGCCTTTATGACCCTGCAGCCTGGAGACGTGGTCTGGACGGGAACGCCAGGGGGAGGCTTGTGTCCGGTGAATGTTGGTGATATTACCGAAGTGGAGATAGAAGGTATCGGTACTCTCAGAAACAAGATAGCAGCGCCGTAGAAGAAGGAAAACTGCCAGCACAATAGTTATGCTCATATTTTAAATAAGTAATGCTATCTTTGAAGAATAAAATGGTTTTATTTGCTTTTGGTTGATACATCGTTTTACCCTTGATATAATGCTTGCAATATGACTGATAAAGATATTCTTAAATGGATTGGCTATGGTGTATTTTCTGCCATATTCATAGGCGTTGTTATTTGGATTATCCGCAGATATACAGAATGGACTAATTTGCACCCCTTCGCTTCTGGCGTAACCATTGGCTTTTTGATAGCCTTGTTTTTGTGCTATTTCACATTCGCCATTTGGTATATTTTGTCTAATCGCTCGTAGCTTCTTCCACGCTACAAATCCGATTACGAATTTTACTCCACAATAAACAGATAATAGCGATAATACAATCAAGGCTATTGTCAGTATAATAAATTCTATCTCCATCATCGCTCTAACCTCACCCTCTTTAACGATATCGGCGGTGTCTTCGGAGTTATCCTAATACGCTTCTTGGGTCTGCCTATCTGCGTCTTTTGCAACCTCATAGTGCCACGTTTCACGTGCGATACTGTGATAGGCTTTGTTGGCTTATGGCGTGTTATATCTGCCCAGTTCTTATAGGGGAAATCTATCCCCGCCACTTCTGCGGGGGTCTTATCGTCTAAAGCATCGTGTGGTCTCAAATAGTTGTAATGCACCAGCCAACCATTAACGAAGTCTATGGCACTTTCAATATTTTTCAATCCCCGCATTACCTTTGTACGCTGTTTCAGCGTGCCGTGAAATCGCTCTATCTTCTGCGTGTTATCCCCTAATGCAAATGGTCTGCTCTGGATATGCTCGGTATCTTTGCCGTAGCGCACGTCTAGGTAAGAAGCCAGCTTATCGGTTATCACAGTCTGTGGTTCTTTGCCCGCCGTTTTGACCGCCTTGTCGTATAGCATCTGGGCATCTCTAGTTGTACGGCTTGTTGATATGCGGGTTGCCAGCAAGAAGCGTGTTTTATCGTCTATAATATCCCACAGCCAAACATTTTGTCCGTCTATCTCCAGAACTGTCTCATCGGCAATCCAAGTATCGCCTATCTTTTTAGGCTGATAGCCCTCTATGCTGTCCGTAGCATATTGAGTGTATTTTTGTATCCATTCGTAAATCGTGGCGGTTGAAGGTGCATTGGCGTGTTCTTGAAGTAAGTGCCTGCGGATAGCCTTGATACTCATTCCCTCATAGTATGAATTCAATGCCGATGATACTTGATTGGCAGGCGTCTTCATATGGAATAGGGTATCATCAGCCTTGAACTTACGCTGGCACACTTTGCACCAGTAGCGTTGAACGCCTTTGTATGTGCCGTATTTAAGCACGCCTTCAGCACCACAGTTTTTACATACTATTTCATTCTCCATTATTACTTACCCCCTTTCGTTCCTTTTCTCTATCAAGTTTAATTTCAGCAATAAATATATCTAGTTTTTCAATTAAATCATCTATCTTTTCATCCGTAGTTTTTTTAGCAGCCTCATCCCATTTCACCCAAAAAAGCGAAATACTAAGATAACCCCAAAGTGCAATTATTAGCCAGAAAACAGGCTCATAGAATATAAATTGCCCTAATTCCTTCCA
This region of Chloroflexota bacterium genomic DNA includes:
- a CDS encoding fumarylacetoacetate hydrolase family protein; the encoded protein is MKIARFQWQGKATWGIVEGEDIYALEGDLYREFRKGAKLCQLGDIKLLAPVEPSITIACGMNYMDHIKELGWEVPKQPALFFKPLHTIVGPEDDVIYPKVSQNLCYEGELCCVIKRRAKDVAEEEALNYVLGYTCGNDFTTPDLSQLDGRLTRSKGFDTSGPLGPFLVTGLDSHNLKIKSRLNGKVQQDSNTGLMNFGVEKLVSYISAFMTLQPGDVVWTGTPGGGLCPVNVGDITEVEIEGIGTLRNKIAAP
- a CDS encoding LamB/YcsF family protein yields the protein MDFNCDLGESYGSYKLGLDEQLMPYITSANIACGFHAGDPIWMQRTVGLAEKAGVAIGAHPGLPDLIGFGRREMKITPQEAKNYVKYQVGALQAFTKANRLQHVKPHGALYNMGVTDKAIARAIAEAVGEVDDKMILVGLSGSVWIEAGEEVGLKVAREVFADRALNPDGTLVPRSQPGSVIEDTEQVIAASLKMVLEQKATAIDGREIPIEADTICLHGDTPGAVELARKLRERMEEAGIQVISISKFL
- a CDS encoding biotin-dependent carboxyltransferase family protein is translated as MKVFEVIQPGPLTTVQDLGRFGYQQYGVPTSGALDNYAFRIGNLLVGNEEGASSLEITLLGCQLRTLQDIKVAITGADLAATINGKPAPAWESLLIKSGDVLSFPRLDSGCRAYLAISGGIDVPEVMKSASTYIKAGIGGLSGRPLRQGDTLKAHESTASAAVTRLPSEYIPAYENQITLRVILGPQDDFFTEEGICTFLNSEYTVTTQADRMGYRLEGPRIEHREEADIISDGIPLGAIQVPGDGLPIILLADRQTTGGYTKIATVISIDIPKVAQAKPGDKIKFQQVTEEQAVALLKKYEQQMATIKSILQA
- the pxpB gene encoding 5-oxoprolinase subunit PxpB, whose protein sequence is MYEEPRFLSGGDRAIFVEFGDSIDPDVNQRVRNLKLAIERAGIPGVVESVPTYRSLLVYFEPLQVSAPKLRETVFNLLQSAIENELPKRRLIEIPTAYGGEFGPDLELVAQHNNLSAAEVVRIHSGTGYLIYMIGFMPGFPYLGGMSPKIATPRKTTPRLKLPAGSVGIAGNQTGIYPAESPGGWQIIGRTPLELFHPTREPPAILRAGDYLTFISVTPEEFTMIKETVRNGTYRLNEESID
- a CDS encoding putative hydro-lyase produces the protein MQSNIPRKVRRQIRQGNLLKPTCGLAPGFTQANLVVLPKEYAFDFLIFCQRNPKPCPVLEVLEPGKYEPTLTAPTADIRVDIPLYRVYQDGKLTAEVKDIKEYWNDELVSFLLGCSFTFETALIRAGISMRHIEEGKGKNVSMYVTNVPTTPAGIFQGPLVVSMRPIPRDKVVKAVQITSRYPGVHGAPVHIGEPERIGIADLSKPDWGDPSVFKENEVPVFWACGVTPQAVALKSKPTLMITHSPGHMFITDLRDEDLAVL
- a CDS encoding DDE-type integrase/transposase/recombinase codes for the protein MENEIVCKNCGAEGVLKYGTYKGVQRYWCKVCQRKFKADDTLFHMKTPANQVSSALNSYYEGMSIKAIRRHLLQEHANAPSTATIYEWIQKYTQYATDSIEGYQPKKIGDTWIADETVLEIDGQNVWLWDIIDDKTRFLLATRISTSRTTRDAQMLYDKAVKTAGKEPQTVITDKLASYLDVRYGKDTEHIQSRPFALGDNTQKIERFHGTLKQRTKVMRGLKNIESAIDFVNGWLVHYNYLRPHDALDDKTPAEVAGIDFPYKNWADITRHKPTKPITVSHVKRGTMRLQKTQIGRPKKRIRITPKTPPISLKRVRLER